The genome window AAGGCCGTCAATCTTCTGCGTACGATGCTTCAGGTCAAGAAGATCTATGTGAACGAGGAACTCAACGCCCTCGTCATCAGGGATAATCCGGAACTGATCGATGTGGCGGGGAAGATTCTCGAAGCCAATGATGTGCCCGATGCCGAGGTATTGTTGGAAGTGGAGGTTATTCAGGTCTCCAAGAACAATTCCGAGTTGTTCGGCCTGGGGCTGAGCCGGTATGCCGTATCACTCAATGCCCGTACCCCCGGTTCGGGGGGCGATTTCTTTTCAGACACCTTTGATCCGAAGGTAACCACAACATCGAACGACACGACCACGGTGACCACTACGCAGGTGAAGAATCTCCTCAACCTCTTCAACTGGAACGGTTACCAGGGGTTCCTGACCGTTCCCAGCGCCACGTACAATTTCAGCAAGCAATTGTCCAACGCCGAGGTCCTGTCCAATCCCAAAATTCGCGTCAAGAACCGGGAAAAGTCCAAGTTTACCGTGGGTACGAGGGTGCCTATCACCACTACGTCCAGTACCGGCTCAGTGGGAGGGGTTACCGTCAACGTCCAGTATGTGGACGTGGGGGTCAAGCTCAATGCGGAGCCGGTGATTCAGTTGAACAACGAGGTCACCATAAAGCTTGGAGTCGAGGTCAGTTCCATCATCGGCGAGAAAACAGTCGGCAGCGGCGATGCCATTAGTTCGGTCGTGACCATCGGTACCCGCAACGTGGATACGGTTCTCAACTTGAAAGACGGGGAGACGAGCATCATCGGCGGCCTCATCGAGGACTCGAAGAGCAAGAGCAAGCAGAAGATATGGCTCCTTGGCGATATTCCCCTCATCGGCAGCCTGCTTTCCAGCCACAACGACAAGTATGACAAAAGCGAGCTGGTGCTTGCCATTACGCCACGCATTGTCCGGGCGGTATCCGTTCCCGAGGCGGATGTGGCGGCCTTCTGGTCGGGCAAGGAAGATGACCCGACAGCCGTAAGACCCTTTTCTTCCTTCGAACTGGAGCCGGAGTTCGCGGTCCAGCCGGCTGCCACGCCGGCTGCCAAAGGGGCGCCCGCTGCACCGGCGGCCAAGCCTGGCCCGGCGACACCCGCCGGGCAGCCGGCGGCTCCGGCTGCCGCTCCAGCCGCCGGTGGCCAACCGGCAGGGACCCCGGCGACCCCGGTGGCCGCTTCAACTGCCGCCGGAGCCCAGGCTGTTGCGGCACCGGTTCAGCCGCCATGCGTGGAAGCCTCAATATCGCCGCGCCGGCCGGTGTCGATCTCGGCGGTCAGTTCAAGGTGGAGGTCAAGGTGTCGGATGTCAAAGGTCTTGCCAAGGCACCGTTCATTCTACTCTATGACCCCATTTTCATCGAGTATGTCGGGGCGGCGGAAGGGAACTTCCTGAACCGGGACGGCAAGCCGACGACCTTCAACGCATTGGCTGACAAGGCGGCAGGTCGGGTGGTCGTCACGATGGATCGCAGTGCCGCCGGTGAGGGGGTCGACGGTTCGGGAACGCTCCTGACCGCTACCTTTACGGCAAAAAACAAGGGACCGGCCAGCCTCGGACTTCAGAATGTGAAATTCGCTGACCAGGCGAACAGGCCTCTGGACATTATCCCATACAACACGGTGGTTGAAGTCAAGTAGCATGGCGGCCCTGACTGTGCGCATCGGCAGGCGGTTCCGGGGAGACAGCCGGGGCCTGAGCCTCATTGAACTCGTTTTTACCGTGGCCATTCTCGGAATCCTGGCCATGGCCGTTGTCCCATTCACCCAGATGGCGGCTAAGCGCACCAAGGAGATTGAGCTGAGACGGGATTTGAGGGTAATACGCACCGCCATCGACGACTACAAGAAGGATTACGACAAGGCGATCAAGGACAAGAAAATTTTAGATGTTGCCAACAGGTCCGGTTATCCCGAGTCATTTGAAAAACTGATTGAGGGAGAGGATTTCGGCGGCCTCTATGCCTACAAGAAAAAGTACCTTCGCCGGATTCCCGTTGACCCGTTTCATTCTCCCGAGGCAGGGGAGCCGCCCATGTGGGGGATGCGCTCTTCTGTGGATGACCCCGAAAGCGATATCTGGGGAGGGGAAGACCTCTACGACGTGTATTCCTTGAGCGACGGGATCGCCATCGACGGAAGCAAATACAAGGACTGGTAGAAGCGGATGCTGAAATATCTTCGTAACCGCAAGGGATTCACCCTTATCGAACTGATGATCGTCGTGACCATCATCGGCATTCTCGCGGCCATTGCCGTACCCAACTACCGGTGGGGGCTCATCAGGGCCCGCGAGGCTGTCCTGCAGGAAAACCTCTACACCATGCGCAGTGCCATAGATCAGTACTATGCGGATCAGGGGAAATATCCCGATACCCTTGACGAGATGGCGGAAAAGCGGTATCTCAAATCGATTCCCTATGATCCCTTTACCGGTAAGAACGACACATGGGTTACAGTCAAGCCCATAGAACCCACCGGCGAAATCCATGCTGCCGAGGAGATCAAGGGTAACGTAGCTGATGTGCACAGCGGCTCAGACCTTGTCAGTTCAAAAGGAACTCCATACAAGGACTGGTAACAGAGGATACGGACAATAACAAACGGGTGTCAGCCGGTAGGAAGAAGGGAAACAATGATCCAGTTCCACAATGTATCCATGTCATACCAGCGCGACATGGCTGCCCTTAACGACGTAACTCTCAAGGTCCCCAAAGGGGACTTTGTTTTTGTGACCGGCCCGTCAGGGGCGGGGAAGTCGACCCTCCTGAAACTTGTCTATGCAGCCCTCAGTCCAAGCAAGGGGCAGGTGATCGTCGATGGTCAGAACGTCACGCGAATGACCCGCTCGCAGATCCCCTTGCTGAGGCGCTCCATCGGGGTGGTTTTCCAGGATTTCAAGCTTCTTCCCAACCGGACGGTGCTGGAAAACGTGGCGATTACCCTTGAGGTTCTCGGCTGGGGGAAACGGGATATCGGCAAGAAGGTGCACCATATTCTCAGGCTCATGGGGATAGAGCACAAGATCAACGCTACCCCCCTCAGGCTGTCGGGCGGCGAGCAGCAAAGAGTTGCCCTTGCCCGGGCGTTGGTGAACGATCCGAAGATTCTGCTGGCCGACGAACCGACTGGAAACCTTGATGATGAGAACAAGGAGCAGATCCTGACCATTTTCCGGGAGGCCAACATTCGTGGTACGACCGTCATGGTTGCGACTCATGACCGTCGTGTGATCGAAAACAGCCACAAGCGGGTGATTATCCTGGACAAGGGCCGCCTGGTGGAGGATAACGATGTCCCGAAACAAGAACTCTAAACGGCCCACCCTTTCCGGCGATGCTCCCGGAGGGCGGCTCGGCTATTTTCTCGGCAGGGCGATCCTCAATCTTCGCCAGAATGTCATGGTGAACGTGCTGACCATCGGCACCATATCGCTGGCGCTGCTCATCGTCTCACTGTTTCTGCTGGTGTTCGTAAACCTTGAGTCGACTGCCGAGGAGTGGAGCGGCAAAATCCAGGTGACCGCCTACTTTGACCAGGAGTTGCCCCCCCAGGAACTCAACCAGGTAATGAATCGCATCAAAGCCATTGAAGGGACTTCACAGGTTTCCTATGTGAACAAGAACGAGGCGATGAAGCGGTTCAGGTCCAGACTGAAGGGACAGGAAACCCTTCTGGACGGCGTGCCCGCCGACGTGTTGCCTGCGTCGGTGGAGATTGCCCTTAAACGGTCCAGCCGCCAGGAGGGCGCAATAGAACACTACGTTGCCCAGCTTAAAAAGATTCCGGGAATCAATGAGGTGCAATACGGGGAAGAGTGGGTCCGCCGGTTCAATGCCTTTATGAATTTCCTTCGTTTCCTCGGGGCGCTTTTGGGGGCGTTCCTTGTCCTGGCGGTGCTGTTTATCGTTTCTAATACCATCAGGCTCACCATTTACGCCCGGAAGGATGAACTGGAGGTTATGGAACTGGTTGGTGCCACGCGGTTTTTCATCAAGGCACCATTTCTCGTGGAGGGGATGATTCAGGGCGCGATCGGCTCAATCTGCACACTTATCATTCTTGTTGCCGCCTACTTCGGCTTCCTGCAGGGTGTACCCAATTTTATCCCCATATCAGGCACCTTTACCGGGTTCTCTTTCCTGCCGCCAGAGCATATTGCCGGTATTTTCATCGGCGGTATCGTGCTCGGACTTCTCGGAAGCCTCACCTCGCTCAGGCGTTTCAGTGATAGCCAATCATGAAACGAAGGTCTTGGATTTCCATAGTATTTCTCTTGGCCTGCGTTTCCGGAACGCTTGCCGCTGATGTGCACGATCAACTCAAGGGGGTGAGGAAGGAGATCAGCGAAAAGAAACGTCTTCTTCGAAAAACCGCTAAAGTAGAAAAACAGGTCACCGGTGAGTTGCTGGTGATCGACCGAAGTCTGAAGGAGAAACAATCCCAACTCGCGTCATTGAACAACGAACTCCACGGCGTTGAAGGAAATCTGTCCCGCACGACCGACGAGATCGAGCGCGTCAAGGATGAAACCGAGCGGAAAAAACAGGAGATCCAGAAGAGGCTTGTGTCGGTATATAAAGCCGGCGAGATTGGAAACCTTCGGGTCGTGTTTTCCTCCGAATCGTTTCCCCAGATGGTTGAGAGCCTGCGTTACATGAGCGCTGTCATCGGGAACGATCGTCGCCTCTTCAACGAATACTCGGACAAGATTGCCGAATTGTCGAACCTCAAACATAAACTGGAAAATGAGGTGCGGCGAAAAGAACGGATCGTTGCCGGAATCGCGAACAAGAAACGTGAGATTGAGGCGGAAAAAGACAAAAAGGCTGCCTACCTCACTAAAGTCAAACAAGATAAGAACGAATATCTCGCCTCGATCAGGGACCTCCAGGCTAACGCTCGCAGGCTGCAGTCCATGGTGGAAAAACTTGAAGCACAGAGTAGAAAGAGCTATACTCAGTCACGCGAAAAGAAAGGACTTCCGCCGGGTCTCCCCCCTTTGCCCGATTCAGGATTCGGTTCCCAGCGAGGGAGACTTTCCTTGCCGGTTTTCGGTGAAGTCATCGGAAGATTCGGGCGGCACAAGCATCCCGAATTCAACTCCTATACGGTCAGCAATGGTATTTCTATTGCTGCACCGGCTGGTTCCGATATCAGATCGGTCTATGAGGGCAAAGTCCTGTTTGCGGATTATTTCAAAGGTTATGGCAATATGGTCATTATTGATCATGGGGGCGGATTTTTCAGCCTCTACGCCCACGCATCACGAATCACAAAACGAGTTGGCGCACAGGTTTCCCGCAATGACGTAGTGGCCA of Geobacter anodireducens contains these proteins:
- a CDS encoding general secretion pathway protein GspG, with translation MLKYLRNRKGFTLIELMIVVTIIGILAAIAVPNYRWGLIRAREAVLQENLYTMRSAIDQYYADQGKYPDTLDEMAEKRYLKSIPYDPFTGKNDTWVTVKPIEPTGEIHAAEEIKGNVADVHSGSDLVSSKGTPYKDW
- a CDS encoding peptidase M23, with product MKRRSWISIVFLLACVSGTLAADVHDQLKGVRKEISEKKRLLRKTAKVEKQVTGELLVIDRSLKEKQSQLASLNNELHGVEGNLSRTTDEIERVKDETERKKQEIQKRLVSVYKAGEIGNLRVVFSSESFPQMVESLRYMSAVIGNDRRLFNEYSDKIAELSNLKHKLENEVRRKERIVAGIANKKREIEAEKDKKAAYLTKVKQDKNEYLASIRDLQANARRLQSMVEKLEAQSRKSYTQSREKKGLPPGLPPLPDSGFGSQRGRLSLPVFGEVIGRFGRHKHPEFNSYTVSNGISIAAPAGSDIRSVYEGKVLFADYFKGYGNMVIIDHGGGFFSLYAHASRITKRVGAQVSRNDVVASVGDVDSTRGPMLYFELRYQGRPVDPSPWFR
- a CDS encoding general secretion pathway protein GspG; amino-acid sequence: MRIGRRFRGDSRGLSLIELVFTVAILGILAMAVVPFTQMAAKRTKEIELRRDLRVIRTAIDDYKKDYDKAIKDKKILDVANRSGYPESFEKLIEGEDFGGLYAYKKKYLRRIPVDPFHSPEAGEPPMWGMRSSVDDPESDIWGGEDLYDVYSLSDGIAIDGSKYKDW
- a CDS encoding cell division protein, with translation MSRNKNSKRPTLSGDAPGGRLGYFLGRAILNLRQNVMVNVLTIGTISLALLIVSLFLLVFVNLESTAEEWSGKIQVTAYFDQELPPQELNQVMNRIKAIEGTSQVSYVNKNEAMKRFRSRLKGQETLLDGVPADVLPASVEIALKRSSRQEGAIEHYVAQLKKIPGINEVQYGEEWVRRFNAFMNFLRFLGALLGAFLVLAVLFIVSNTIRLTIYARKDELEVMELVGATRFFIKAPFLVEGMIQGAIGSICTLIILVAAYFGFLQGVPNFIPISGTFTGFSFLPPEHIAGIFIGGIVLGLLGSLTSLRRFSDSQS
- a CDS encoding cell division ATP-binding protein FtsE (ATP-binding protein of an ATP-binding cassette transporter; when bound to FtsX, FtsEX localizes to the cell division site and plays a role in the assembly or stability of the septal ring under low-salt growth conditions), whose protein sequence is MIQFHNVSMSYQRDMAALNDVTLKVPKGDFVFVTGPSGAGKSTLLKLVYAALSPSKGQVIVDGQNVTRMTRSQIPLLRRSIGVVFQDFKLLPNRTVLENVAITLEVLGWGKRDIGKKVHHILRLMGIEHKINATPLRLSGGEQQRVALARALVNDPKILLADEPTGNLDDENKEQILTIFREANIRGTTVMVATHDRRVIENSHKRVIILDKGRLVEDNDVPKQEL